AAGTGATGGCTGTTTTTAGGTTGTGTGTACGACATATGGGTACCTTAAATATGGCTCCGGCTGAAGATTTAATGGTTCCGGAATTGAGTTGTGCAGCCCCTTTGGAAGGAATGAGCACTGCTTGTACCCCGGCACTTTCTGCTGTGCGCAAAATGGCCCCGAAGTTTCGTACATCACTGATTTTATCCAGGATAAGTATAAAAGGTGTTTCTCCTGATTCGTAGATGGTGGGGAGTAGTTGTTCGATATCATAAAAAGTAATGGGGGAGATATAGGCCACCACACCTTGATGATTTTTGCGTGTGAGCCGGTTCAGCTTTTCTACAGGAACTACCTGATAAGGTATTTGCCGTTCTTTTAAAAGCGGCATAAGTTCACGAAAAGTGTTTCCGCCCAGTCCTTTTTGAATAAAAACTTTTTCCACTTCTTTGCCTGCATCAAGGGCTTCCATTAGCGGACGGATACCGTAAACCATTTCTTGTTTGTCTTCTTTTTCGCGCATGGACTTATTCTTCAAGATATTTTTTGTCGATTTGTTTGGTGGCTTTGGCTCCCATCGTCTTCAGTTTTTCTACCTGTCCTAAAAGGTTTCCGCGTCCTGAAACCAGTTTTTTGTGTGCTTCGGTATAGGACATCTGTGCTTTATTCAGGTTATCACCGATTTTTTCCAGATCTTTGAGAAAGCCTTCAAACTTGTCATAAAGTTTTCCTCCTTGTTTGGCAATTTCAAGGGCATTACGGGTTTGCTTTTCATGACTCCAGATAGAAGCTACCGTACGCAGTGTGGCCAGCAGGGTAGTGGGACTGACAATGACAATGCGTTTTTCCCAGGCAAAGTTAAACAAGTCGGCATCGGCCTGGACAGCAATACCGAAAGCCGGTTCTACCGGCATGAACATGAGTACAAAATCAGGGGTGTTCAGCTCTTTCAGGTTTTGATAGTTCTTTTCACTGAGTTCTTTCACGTGGTTGCGGATAGAGTGCAGGTGTTGTTTTAAAAACTGCTCTTTTTGGGTTTTATCTTCTGCTCCAATGTATTGTTGAAAAGCAGTAAGCGAAACTTTAGAGTCGATAACCAGGTGCTTGTTTTCAGGAAGCTTAATCACAACATCGGGACGGTAAATCTTATTTCCTTCTCCGGTTGTGGTTTGCTGCAGGAAATACTCTTCATTTTTAATGAGCCCTGAGCTTTCCAAAATACGTTCGAGTACCACTTCACCCCAGTTTCCTTGTTTTTTAGGATCTGATTTCAAGGCTTTGGTGAGGTTGCCGGCTTCTTCACCCAGTTTGGCATTCAGTTCCTGCAGGCGTTTCAGCTCTTCTTTTAAAATGGTTTGGTCGATTTTGCCTTTTTGATACGTTTCCTCCACCTTTTTTTCGAATGCGGTAATTTTTTCTTTTAGCGGATTCAGCAAATCGCTCATGTTTTTTTGCGAGGTTTCGTTAAACTCACGGGTATTTTGTTTTAGAATGGTGTTAGCCACATTTTGAAACTCGGTTTTGAATTTTTCCTGCAGTTTTTCAATTTCAGAACGTTCATTGTCCAGTTTTTCCTGTAGGTGTTTATATTCAGAACGCAAAGCTACGATCTGTTTTTCGGCGGTTTCTTTTTCTTCCCGGAGTTGTTCTGTTGATTTTAGAACAGCCTCTTTTTCTTGTTGCAGGGATCGAATCCGTTCCTCCCGTATGCTGTTTTCTTTTTCCAGTGCCGTTTTTTCGGCAAGAAACTCTTTCTCCTGTTTTTCGAGTTGGTTTTGTAGTATGGCCTGGGATGCCGTAAGTTTTTGTTTGGTAAATAGATAGGTTGCTACAATGCCAATGAGAATGCCGGAAAAAAGATAGACGAGTTCCATGCTTATTTTTTTGAGTAAAAATAACAGAATATTTTTAGAAAACAGCCGGTTTAACGAGAATCGGGGAAAGGTTGTCCAAAAAGCCTCCCTTCCGGTCTGCCTGGTTGGGGAAGAAGGAATTGTACAAAATCATATACATTGATGATGAGAAGCTTACTTCGTTATGTTTTTTCGAAAGACCGCATACTCATCCTTTTGGGACGGTTCTTTATCCGGAATTTTCCTGTCATTTTGAGTGAGAACAGTAGTCTTCGCCTTTTATTTCGGTTGTTCCGCTGATTCCATCATAAGATACTTCAATACTTCCGTTATCGGCAGTCCCGCTTGCGGTAATAGAAATGGCATCACCGGCAGCAGCTTGTACGTCGATTGACCAGGGTAAAGAAGGATTGGTGACTGTTTCTTTTGTGTTTCCTACCTCGTAGGTCAATGTCGCAATGGTTCCGTCACCAGTTTGTGTTGCCGAAAAATGGATATCCATTGCTATGGGAGCAGTATCAGATTTTCCTATGTTACAAGTGTTGTCTGAATCGTCTTTATTGCAGGAAATTAAACCAATAAAGAGGACTGCCAGGAAAAGAGTGGAAAATGTGAATTTTTTCATTTGCAATATTTTATTTTAAAGAAGTTAAAAACATGTGAGTTACAGAACAAATTTAAAAAAATAAAAGTATAAAAAAAGAATTGAATGAAAAATATTATTCCTGCGATTCAAAGTATTCAAAAGCATCAATAACATCAAGATAAGCGCCGTCAAAGCCATCTTGCAGGATCTTATGCAGGTAAGAGCTGTCGTTGCCGTATATGATCGCTTGCCATTGCGGGTCCCAATATTTTACTTTGTAATTTCCGGGCCAGTTGGGATTTTCTTTTTCAAGCCAGCGTGGGGGCGTTTTCTGCCAAGTGGATTTCCAATAATAACGATAATCTTCTGCTTCCCCAATAGAAAGATAAGCAATGACTAATCGTTTGCCTCCGTGTGCTTTGGTTTGTAGCTCTTTTATTTCGTCAGCAGAAAACATCGTTCCGTCATTGAAGAATAAGTCCATGATGATTAAATCATAATCGGTACTATCTAGTGCTTTGATAAAATCAGATTTCGTTTTAAAATATTCTGGATTAATTAGATACAGAAAGTTTTTCGCATCGTTCAGGTTGTTAATGTTCCGGTCGTTTTTATTATAGGGTTGTTTGGGATAAGGAGGAATGCTGTTTAAATCCCGATGATCAGCAGCAAACGAAAGGTATCCTAAAAGCGAGTTCTTTTTATAGGATGTAGCTATTTGTATTGTGTCGTTGGTATAATCGGTTACAAGAATGGTTTTTCCTGCATCTTTTGCTACATTCAGCCATGTTTTCAGGTTGTCCGAAACCGAAACCGGTGTAGCTTCGTTTTCTTTATCGTAACCGTAAAAAAGGTCTTCTTGTCCGTTTCCGTCAATGGCTTGAAGATAATAAGTTGCCGGTTTGTCATCCGGGTTTCCATTTTGGGTTACCAGCTCAATGCCGTTTTGAGGAATAATGATAAAATCAGGATGTTCACTTTTGGCGTATTGACTGATATTTTCCACAAAGTGGCGCATCTCCTCCCTGTAGTCAATGGTTGACTTTTCAACAGAACCGGTGCTGCATCCGGCAAATAGCAGCAAGAGTAAGAACAAGACGGGGAAGAGTTTTTTTAGCATAAAAGAAGTGCGTTTTTTGTTCAGGAAGTCCAAAAGTATAATTTTTTTACTTTTGTCGCCCGGGATTATGAAAACGGATTTTCAATATTTTAAAATACTTTTTTATGCGAAAAATTTCAATTCTACTGTTATTACTGGCAATTGCTGCAGGGTTACAGGCACAAAACGATACGGTTAAATACTGGAAAGTAAAAGGTAAAGTCGGGTTAAATGTTAACCAGAACTATTTCTCGAACTGGGCGGCCGGTGGAGAAAACAATTTTGGAATCATCGGGAAATATTCCATGCATCTTGATTATGCCAAAGGAAAAGATGCCTGGCTGAACTGGATAAATATGGCGTTGGGATATAGTGTGATAGGAGATGCCGATCCGATGAAAACCGATGACAAAATCGAATTTATTTCTACGTATAAACGAAATATTTCAAAATATTGGTCGATGACAGCGGTGGCCAGTTTTAAATCACAATTTGCCAATGGTTATGATTATGCGGTGGATTCGTCCACGGCGGTTTCTCATTTTCTGGCTCCGGCTTATATTGATTTTGGTCCCGGCTTTTTATATAAACCGGTAAAGTGGTTTTCTGTCAATATCTCGCCGGCAAATATGCATTGGGTCGTTGTAAACGACCAGCGATTGGCTGATTTGGGATCTTTTGGTTTAGATCCGGCTGTACGTGATGCTGATGGGAACATCATTGCCCATGCTAAAAAAAGCCGGCTTGACTTTGGAGCCCGGATGTTGATCATCTTGAAATATGAAATTGCCAAGAATGTTACACTGGCGACTAAACTCGACCTTTTTTCCAACTACCTGGATAAACCGCAAAATATAGTAACCGACTGGCAAACCGATATTAACATGAAGGTGAACAGTTGGTTGAATGTCAATTTCAGCACTACGGTGTTGTATGACGACCGGGTGAAGATTGCGGATGCTGACGGAAATATCGGGCCGCGTACTCAGTTTAAACAGCTGCTCATGGTGGGAGTAGGATTTAACTTTTAACCGGTTGAAAAAGATTGGCTTATTGTCGGATACACACGGATTTTTCCATCCGCGAATTCCGGGGTTTTTTGCCGGTTGCGACGAAATTTGGCATGCCGGTGATGTGGGTAGCCTGTCGGTAATTGACCAGCTGGAAACACTGGCCGTTGTGCGGGCGGTTTATGGAAATATCGACGGGCAGGAAATCCGGAAGCGTTTTCCTGAAATTAATCTGTTTACGGTGGAAGGGTTAAAAGTTCTGATGATCCATATTGGAGGTTATCCGGGACGTTATCTGCCGAAAGTAAGGAAGCTGATTGAAGAACACCGTCCCGGGCTTTTTATCTCTGGCCACTCCCATATTTTAAAGGTTATGCCCGATCAACGGCACCATTTATTGCATATCAATCCCGGTGCTGCCGGGAATTCCGGATTTCATAAAAGCATTACGCTGGTGCGTTTTAAAATAGAAAACGGGCGTCCGTCCGACCTGGAAATATTGGATATTGATCGCAAAAAACGATTAGCGTAAACGATCAGCGCTGCGCACCAACTTTTCGTCCTGTAACACGCCGCGATAGGCCAGTACAAGAAAAACCAGAGCAATCAGCGGCATGAACACGGCTGTTTTATATTCGGCAGTGGCACCGGTAAGTTTTTGCAGCGTATTGACATAGTAAAAGAAGAAAAGTCCTATAAAAATTACTTCTACCAGAATACACACTTTGATGATTTGCATCTGGGTTTTCCGGTTTTTGTATAAGAATATGGTAATCAAAGAAAAAAGAATGACAAAACCGGTGGCCGAAAGCAGGGGAAGACTGAAATAAGTATTTTTGTTAAAAGCAGAATCCGGAACCAGACTGTGTGCTTTTTGTACGTATAGCACAATGGATTCTTTTGCTCCGATAAATTGGGCTAAAGGAAAAAAGAAACTGATAACGGAAGCTATAATGACCAATAAAAGAAAGATGGTTTGTTTACGTTGAATCATGGTTTTTCTATTTTGAAAATACAGGGCAAAATTAAGGATAAACCTTTTTCTCTTTCCGGATTTTGGA
The sequence above is drawn from the Candidatus Sulfidibacterium hydrothermale genome and encodes:
- a CDS encoding DUF4293 domain-containing protein, encoding MIQRKQTIFLLLVIIASVISFFFPLAQFIGAKESIVLYVQKAHSLVPDSAFNKNTYFSLPLLSATGFVILFSLITIFLYKNRKTQMQIIKVCILVEVIFIGLFFFYYVNTLQKLTGATAEYKTAVFMPLIALVFLVLAYRGVLQDEKLVRSADRLR
- a CDS encoding DUF3078 domain-containing protein, translated to MRKISILLLLLAIAAGLQAQNDTVKYWKVKGKVGLNVNQNYFSNWAAGGENNFGIIGKYSMHLDYAKGKDAWLNWINMALGYSVIGDADPMKTDDKIEFISTYKRNISKYWSMTAVASFKSQFANGYDYAVDSSTAVSHFLAPAYIDFGPGFLYKPVKWFSVNISPANMHWVVVNDQRLADLGSFGLDPAVRDADGNIIAHAKKSRLDFGARMLIILKYEIAKNVTLATKLDLFSNYLDKPQNIVTDWQTDINMKVNSWLNVNFSTTVLYDDRVKIADADGNIGPRTQFKQLLMVGVGFNF
- a CDS encoding endo alpha-1,4 polygalactosaminidase → MLKKLFPVLFLLLLLFAGCSTGSVEKSTIDYREEMRHFVENISQYAKSEHPDFIIIPQNGIELVTQNGNPDDKPATYYLQAIDGNGQEDLFYGYDKENEATPVSVSDNLKTWLNVAKDAGKTILVTDYTNDTIQIATSYKKNSLLGYLSFAADHRDLNSIPPYPKQPYNKNDRNINNLNDAKNFLYLINPEYFKTKSDFIKALDSTDYDLIIMDLFFNDGTMFSADEIKELQTKAHGGKRLVIAYLSIGEAEDYRYYWKSTWQKTPPRWLEKENPNWPGNYKVKYWDPQWQAIIYGNDSSYLHKILQDGFDGAYLDVIDAFEYFESQE
- the rlmB gene encoding 23S rRNA (guanosine(2251)-2'-O)-methyltransferase RlmB — translated: MREKEDKQEMVYGIRPLMEALDAGKEVEKVFIQKGLGGNTFRELMPLLKERQIPYQVVPVEKLNRLTRKNHQGVVAYISPITFYDIEQLLPTIYESGETPFILILDKISDVRNFGAILRTAESAGVQAVLIPSKGAAQLNSGTIKSSAGAIFKVPICRTHNLKTAITFLKNSGLRIAAVTEKAEKVHFETTLTGPLALIMGSEGEGISPEYLKLADVKIRIPMLGQIASLNVSAATAVILYEVVRQRLQEKE
- a CDS encoding metallophosphoesterase family protein; the encoded protein is MKKIGLLSDTHGFFHPRIPGFFAGCDEIWHAGDVGSLSVIDQLETLAVVRAVYGNIDGQEIRKRFPEINLFTVEGLKVLMIHIGGYPGRYLPKVRKLIEEHRPGLFISGHSHILKVMPDQRHHLLHINPGAAGNSGFHKSITLVRFKIENGRPSDLEILDIDRKKRLA
- the rmuC gene encoding DNA recombination protein RmuC, which codes for MELVYLFSGILIGIVATYLFTKQKLTASQAILQNQLEKQEKEFLAEKTALEKENSIREERIRSLQQEKEAVLKSTEQLREEKETAEKQIVALRSEYKHLQEKLDNERSEIEKLQEKFKTEFQNVANTILKQNTREFNETSQKNMSDLLNPLKEKITAFEKKVEETYQKGKIDQTILKEELKRLQELNAKLGEEAGNLTKALKSDPKKQGNWGEVVLERILESSGLIKNEEYFLQQTTTGEGNKIYRPDVVIKLPENKHLVIDSKVSLTAFQQYIGAEDKTQKEQFLKQHLHSIRNHVKELSEKNYQNLKELNTPDFVLMFMPVEPAFGIAVQADADLFNFAWEKRIVIVSPTTLLATLRTVASIWSHEKQTRNALEIAKQGGKLYDKFEGFLKDLEKIGDNLNKAQMSYTEAHKKLVSGRGNLLGQVEKLKTMGAKATKQIDKKYLEE